CCTTTTCTTATTGTTTGGCATGGCTCTGTTGTATGATAGAAGTATTTCATTAAGGGAACGATTGAGAGTATTGGGGAAGGCATCACTCCCTTTCATAGCCGCAGTGCTTCCCTGGTTTGTCGGCACCTCCCTTTATTTCGGAACCGCCGCAATTCGCGACCCACGTTACTCGGAGGCAAATTTTCGGTCCAGCTCTTCTATCAAATATGAAGGGTACGACCTCGATTTTGCGGAAAAAGACTTTTGGCTATATCCGGTGAGTTACACAATTCAAAAGGACCCGGTCGGTTACGCCAAATTGCTAATTAAGAAACTGGTCCGACTTTGGGGGCAACCTTATAATGATTTCAGGCAGAGTTTTTTGCTCGGGCAGGGAAGCGCAACTTTAATTCACCTGGTAATCATATTGACCGGAGTTTTCGGAATCTGGTCGTTCATCATTTTTAAGGGGAGAGGTTTGCTCCTGATAGCTCTTATTCCGCTCTATTACACGCTGGTTCATATCATTTTTCATTCCCTGGCTCGGTACAATCTTAATGCTATGCCAGTCGTCATTATGGCATCGGCTCTCGTACTTGGCTCGATATTTGACCATATCAGGCAGAAGGATATCCTAAAAGAGAAGAAATTCCTGCTTGCCGCTGGGCTGGCGCTTTTTGCATTGCTGTTTTGTCTGATTATCAGGCCGTCCTTCTGGGCAGCCGTAATGGGGCAAACCGGAGTGGCAGGTTATGTCATTGTCGGATTGGCAATCTTGACGGCTTTCTCAGTCGCCTTGTATCTGTTCCTTGAGAGGAGATTTCCTGCCCGCAAGGCGTTTTTGTTCATACTTCCTCCATTTCTCTTCCTGGCATTGGTTCAGATAGTCTGGGGAACCGCTCCTGACCGCTGGGCAGAGTGGAGCTGCCGTTTGACCAAGCCGACCGAAGCGGCTGTTTTGGATATCTATATCCCCAGGGAGATTCGGTTGCTGCCGACCGAGTCGGCGCGACTCTGGCTTGACCTCAAGGCTGTCCCTGACGCCGGCAAGAATCTTAGCATCACCATTGATGACCAGACTTTTGAATTTGCGCACGGCAGTCCGCCGCTCAGCCGTTTTTACTACAACAAATCGACTTACCGGATTTTTGAAGGATTGGGCGCTTTGAGAAGAGAGGAAATGCGCTATTGGTCATATGTTCCATTTGCGGCCGAAGCGTTCAATTTCCTGGCAGACAGACGGGGATATATCCGTGTCGCGCTTTCCCCCTCAGATTCGGCAAGCGAGCGTCCCAATCAAATTGAGCTTTTCGGCAATTTTCACTGCGCCGATGGCGGCGAAGCGCTCCTTTCGGACCTGGAGCGGTCATCGATAGAGCGCTATGTTGAAAAGGGCGACCCCCGGGTCTGGGTCAAATATCCTCTTTCTTCGGATTCTGCAAAATCATATTATATTGCCGATATGAGAGAAAGCGGGCCTGACAGCGGCGATTTATCGCCGCAGGCCGGGCGACAAGCCGGGCGCTATCGTATTTATATTGAAGTGCGCCGCGCCGACCAGACTTATTTATATTTTTAAGGCGGAGTGACATGATTAGAATTGGCATTATAGGAGCCGGATACTGGGGACCTAATCTCATTAGAAATTTCTCTCTGCATGATGATGCAAAGGTTGTCGCCGTGGCTGACCTGAGAGAGGAGCGGCTCAAGCTGATGTCCCGTCTATACCCGGGACTGAAGCTGGTCACGAAGAACAGTGATGAAATCCTTCATTCCCGAGATATCGATGCCGTTGTCATAGCCACCCCGGTATCGTCACATTTCCCGCTAGGGATGGAAGCGCTCTCGCATGGAAAACATCTTCTGATGGAAAAGCCGATGACGGCGACTTTCGAACAGGCGGAAGTCCTCATTGAAACAGCCCATCGCCACGGATTGATACTGATGGTTGACCATACTTTTGTATATACCGGCGCCGTTAGTAAGATAAAAGAGATAATAACATCAGGAGAACTGGGGGATATTTATTACTTCGACTCAGTGCGGGTCAATCTGGGACTTTTTCAGCACGATATCAACGTTATCTGGGACCTTGCCCCCCACGATGTCTCCATCATGGACTTTCTGATTGACCGACCGGTAAGAACTGTCTCCGCCACCGGCATGGCGCATTTTGATAATCAGATTGAGAATATCGCCTATATTTCAGTTGGTTTTGACGCCAACCTGCTGGGGCATATTCATGTCAACTGGCTGGCGCCGGTAAAAGTGCGCAAGACTCTTATCTGCGGTTCCCGGAAGATGATTGTCTACGATGATGTGGAGCCGTCGGAAAAAGTTAAGATTTACAACAAGGGAATCGATTATATCCGAAACCGGGAGGAAGTCTATAATATACTGGTCCAGTACCGCACCGGCGATATGATGGCTCCCCGGATTGAACTGACGGAGGCTCTCAGCCTGGTCGCCAGGGAATTTGTATATGCCATTAAAGAGCAAAGAGCTCCGTTGACCGATGGTCACGCCGGGTTGAGAGTGGTCAAAGTCCTGGAAGGGGCAAATCAATCTTTGCGAGCCGGAGGAAAGGTGATTAAGATATGAGCGACTTTAAAGTCGTCGGCGATGTCAAAATCTATCCGGGGGTCATAATCGGCAAGGGTTCGATAATCTACGGTCCCGTCGTTCTGGGGCAGCCGCCGCGAGGCAAGGCTGACGGAGAGCTTTCGCTTGTTATAGGCGATAATGCCATAATTCGTCCCTTCAGCACCATCTATGCCGGCACGAGCATAGGCAACAATTTCCAATGCGGGCAGGGAGCATCAATTCGCGAAGACAATATTATCGGCAATAATGTCTCTATCGGAACCAATGCTGTGCTGGAATTCGAAAACAGGATAGGTGATTTCTGTCGCGTGCATTCCGGCAGTTTTCTGGAGATGGTGACTCTCGGGAAATATGTCTTTGTGGGACCAAACACGGTATTTACCGATGACCCTCATCCCATGAACTGCCCTAAGTATAAAGAATGCGGTGGGGGAGCGATAGTGGGCGACTTAGCTAAAATCGGCGCCAACTGCACCTTTCTGCCGGCGGTGAAAATCGGGAAAGGGGCGCTGATTGGGGCGGGGTCCGTCGTAGTCGGTGATATTCCGGAAATGATGGTTGCCGCGGGAAACCCTGCCCGGGTTATCAAGTCTGTCCTCGAATTGAAGTGTACGATAAACGCCTACGATAGACCTTATCTCTGGCCTCCCTATACCGATTCTGAAGTTGAATAATGATTCGCTCCAAAACGCTGGTTGCCCTGTTCTCTTTTAATGAAGGGGAGAAACTCAAGAATTTAGTTTCTCGTTTTCCGGAAGAAAGAGAATATGATTTGCTATTTGTTGATGACGGCTCGCAGGATGGCAGCTATGAATTTCTCAAGCAGAACGGATTCGCTGTCATAAGGCACGAAACCAATCAGGGGATAGGTTGCGGCATCAGGGAGGCAATTGGATATGGTCGAGAGAATGGGTATGCCGTAATTGTCATTATGGCGGCAAACGGCAAAATGCAGCCGGGAGAGATTAGCCGTTTGCTTGCCCCGATTGAGAGAGAAGAGAGCGATTATGTTCAGGGGTCGCGCTATCTGCCCGGCGGACGCTCCCCGAATCTTCCGCTGTTTCGACGAGTGATGATTAGATTATTGACGAAAATAATAAATCTTATGACCGGTTTCCCGGGGACCGATATAACCTGCGGTTTCCGGGCATATCGTCTCAATCTCTTTGACGACCCCCGCTTTCAGCTTCACCAACCCTGGCTCAATGCCTATGAAATGGAGTACTATATTCAATATCATGTCCTCAAGGGCAGATATAAAGTCAAAGAAGTGCCGGTCTCAATGGTTTATCCTGAATCCGGGAGAAACTACAGCAAAATCAAGCCTATCATAGGCTGGTGGTCGATGCTCCGTCCCTGGATATTCCTTACTCTGAAACTTCGCAAATGAGGAACATTTTTTCAAAAATCCGGTATTAGAAGATAGAGAGAAATCTGAATTAAATGCCGTCTGAAAGAGCCTTTCAGCGGCTGAAATTACCCGGTTCAAGGACGACCCGGGTATTTTCATTATTGACATAATCTTTAGAGAGTTCTATTTTTAGCGGCATGAGTATTATGCCTGACAGAAAAGGGACCTTCGTGCGGCTCCTGGTAGTCGTGATTCTGGTGGGAGTGCTGGTAGCCATCTCCATTATCAAGTCCAATGTCTCCGCCTATAGGGAAGATGTGGGCCTTAAAGCCCTGGAAGCGCAGTACCGGACAACTATCGACAGTTTGCAGGCGCTGGTGATGGATTCCGACTCCGGTATGACCGATTCCTCACTTGCGGGAGACTTGATGTTACAGACGCAATTGAATCTGCTTCTGGTGAACCAGCTGCAGGACTCAACCCGCTTCTATTCCGACTCCATCAAAAAAATTGAAGATTACTATCAAGGATTGATAGACAGTATAAACGGTTTTTATGCCGACCGGACAGGAAGCCTCGAAAGTATCTCCCTCGGAAATATTACCCTGAGCGGGAGCGATATGGTAAAGCTTATCTCCGAATATGATTCGCTGGTAGCCGATATCCCGGAGAAAACCCCGCCCCGTGAAAGGGTGAAAGCCATTTCGCAGATAACCTCACGCTTGACCAGCAAATATTCCTCGGCTTTGCCCAAAAAACGGAAATAGCGATTACTCATAGGAGTGGTCCGGAGATGACCGATCGGGACAAATCAGTTTTTTATGAGGTCATGGTCAATCGACTCCTGCTGGAGTCATTTCCGGAAGAAAAATCGTTGTTTTTCGACGAAGAAAGCGACCCGGCTGATTTTTCAAGGAAAGAGAAACTGCGTAAGAAAGTAGTCTGGCATATCAGTCATTCCTTGTCTAAAAGGCAAAAAGAGGTTATCCGGTTGTATCTGATGGGAAAGAAGGAAGCGGAAATCGGGGCGATACTGGGAGTCAAGCAGCAAGTTGTGAATATTTATAAAAGGCGTGCCATCAATCGGTTACGCAACAAGATGCGCTTCCGCCCTGTATGTTAAGAATATATATAATGGAAAGATAATAAACTGCCCTTTACTGCATTCTACATTGTGCAAGCAGCGCGCTTTCCTCACTTAATAAGTAGCGCTTAATGACAGTGAAATTGTATGGAGGAGGTGATGCCGGTCACAACCGAGTCCCCTTAGTCAGCCCGCCATAGAACCTGTCAACCATCAGGCAAATCGGGGAGAAACGTATGCCTGTGAGAAAAGAAAACGAAAGGTTTGCCAGACGAGGCTCCAAAGATTGCTGGCATCCTTACGGACTGCAAGGATTGGCTCCCGAGAAATTCGCTGTGATTGCCACTGAAATTCTTCGCGGCAAACATAATCTGCTGAGAATCAGACCGGGCGTTGCGATGGCAGTTGAATACCTTGAGGAACTGAGATTCAGTTAAAAGTAGTTAAAGGTACGGTCGGAGCACAATTTAAGCTATGTAGGGTCGGTCCACCGACCCTATTTTATTATCTCCAAATTCCGATATTACATTGACAAGCAAGCCACTATGCCTGATATTCTTGACCTTGGATAGCGAACCTTTTGGGTCGGACACTGTAAAAAACATAATGGCATCAAGGTTACGACAGTCACTGCTCATAATAATCCTGTCGGCGGCTTTTGCCGTCGCCACTAATTCATTCTCTCCCAACAGGATTCCCTGGGTCGGAAGCTGGCCGTCGATTTCCGGCTCCGATTCCATTATTGTCCCCCCTTCTTATGTTGAAGGAGACCCCCCTTTCATTTCGCTTGATGATGCCGCCGCTAAATATCAGTCTCGCGGAGTGGTTTTCATCGACGCCCGTCTACCGGAGGACTACGCTGCCGGGCATATCAAAGGGGCGGTGAATCTCCCTTTCGACTACCTTGACCAGTACTACGACCAGGTGCTGTCAGAATACGGACCATCAGATGAATTCGTAATCTACTGCTCCGGGGAAGAGTGCGAGCTGTCGCTTCATCTGGGAAGATATATGATGTCCAAAGGGTTTTCCAAAGTCTTTGTCTTTTTTGGCGGCTGGCGCGAATGGGAGAAAGCCAGGCTGCCGGTGGAGGCAGCCGACTGATATGAATCGCAGATTTCTGGACAACGACTATTTGACCTTGCTAATTCGACTCATTGTCGGGGGGATATTTATCTATGCCTCCCTGGATAAAATCACTAATCCGGCGCAATTCGCCCGCATTGTTTACAACTACCATCTTTTGCCAGCCACTCTGATTAACATCTTCGCGCTTATGCTTCCCTGGGTTGAGCTTTTATGCGGCATCTTTCTGGTAGTAGGTTATAAGCAGGAAGGCAGCGTACTTATTCTCAACCTTCTGGTTCTTGCCTTTATAGCGGCGCTGACGGTCAATCTATTCAGAGGGGTGAATATTGAATGCGGCTGCTTTACGGTCAGTTCCAAAGCCAAGAGCAACATTATTGACCTCCTGCTGAGAGATATAGGACTGCTGGCGCTGACCCTTTATCTTTTCTTCAGCCGCTCGCGACGCTTTGCCCTTTCCCCCTCCGATAAACAGATCCGCGTTTCATAACTTTTCAGGAGAATTGTTTTCATTATATTAGAGCGGATGAAAACAGCCTCTGAATATATCTTCCACGGATGTCTATTAGTCGCCCTTCTTATGCCGCTTTCCGGACATGGCTCGAACGGTCAGCCTGCCGATAACGCCGACAAAATCGATTCGGTCATTATAGAAACCAGGAATGTCTTCAATACCGATTCCGCTCAGTTCAATAACTGGCTTTTCAAGATGGCAAATAAGCTGCATATCAAGACGCGCAAGTTCGTAGTGGAAAGAGAGCTTCTGCTTAACAAGGGGGACCTGTACTCAGCGGAACTGGCGGCCGAAACAGAGAGAAATCTCCGTTCGTTGCCGTTTATTTGGGACGCCACCGTGGTTATGGATAAGGTCGGGGACGCCAACATTCTGAAAATCACCACCTCCGACCGCTGGACGCTGGTCGGGGGACCATCTATCAGCCGAAGCGCCGGCCAGACAATTTATGAGGTCGGAATCGAAGAACTAAATCTGTTCGGATACGGACAGTTTCTGGCGTTCCATCACTACTTGAGAAGCATTGATAAGGACTATTCCGAGTTTTCTTTTGTGGAGAGACGGCTCTTCAGCTCGCGTTATTATTTCTCACTCTATTACAATGACGCGCCTGAGATAGGCCGCAAGAGCCTGACCTTCAGGCTGCCGCTCTTTTCACAGAGCTCCCGCCTCAGTTATGGAGCGACTGTTACCGAAATTGACCGCACTGACGATTATTATCGCCACGGAGTAATTGTGGCTCGCAATCGAACCGAGGGAAAATATCTTGAGTCCTTTATTCTGACTCAATCAGGTACCTATGAAAGCAAAATCCAGTTCGGAATTAATCATCTGTACGCCGACCTAAAGACTTCAGATAAAAGAGGTCTGGGAGTCCGGTTCCCCAGTGACAGCCTTTACCATCTAATCATGCCGCAGTTTGGGCTGCTGCGGACCGAATTCTATCGGACGTCCCGAATTAACGGATTTCGCCGCGTGGAGGATATCAATCTGACTAATGGCGCCTATATAAAATACGGGTGGGCAATCAGCCCCGCGAGAGGAGACCGATTGTACGACCTTCTTTCTTTTTCCTACCAATATTCGTCCCGACAGAAGTATGGCTTTCTGTTCCTCGGTTTCGAAAGAAACCACTGGTTTAAGGGGAACATTGATTATCGTACGCAGTTAATACTTTCGATGAAGTACTACAATAACACCGTGCCCTGGATGACCTCGGTATTTGCCGGAAGTTTCCTGGTGGATGAACGCCGCGACCGAAATCATGCATACTATCTTGGAGAAAACTATGGGCTGAGAGGCTATCCCCGAAATTTTGAAAGCGGCGAAAAAGCGGTCATCATGAACTTTGAAAATCGTTTATTTACGGGGCTTAACCTTATGTCGGTCGATATCGGCGCCGTCCAGTTCGTTGACCTGGGGCAGATCTGTCTGCAGGACCAGGGAATACAGATAGGCAATTGGTTCTGGTCGGCAGGTATAGGGCTTCGCTTGGGAATGGAGAAGATTTCAAACGCTGAACTTATGCGAATCGATTTTGCCTATGCCCCGGAAATAAGAAACTGGCAGGTATCTCTCGGTTTTGGCCAGTTTGTCAAATAACCACCCGGCGTAACTTTTGTCATTACAATATGTTATAAGCAGTAATATCTTGACAAAACCGTCTTCATCCATATATTTATTTGTGGTACTTACCCTTAACTGCTTTGGCTGTTCTTGCCGATGATATGAAGAAAGGTCGTTTGGAGCCCAATTGATGAGTATGCGCTACGGTTTAAATATCGCCGCTGTTAGTCTATTGCTGATATGGGGAATTTTTGGAGTATTTGGAATTGGCAGTCTCGCTGGAGAATCTCCATATAAGTCGGGGGGAGTAATCGAAGCAATCGACCGGGCTGCCGATGCCGGAGTGATTACACAAGGGGAGAGGCTGGTTTATCGGCTTCAGGCTGTCATGTCTCCAGAAAGGCTGCCGGCTGAGTTTAAGACCGAATCACAGCCGTTGCTCAAATGCGGGACATCCATAGTGGAAGAGGTCGTATCAAACTGGGAGACTCTCACCCCGGAACAGCAGGCCCTGGCGGCATCATATTTCGCCCGCCCTTCCACGGAATCGACATATCTGTCACAGTCAGGTCACTTCCTTATTCATTACAATGTCACCGGCTCAGAGGCGGTCCCGCTGGCTGATAATGACCTCAGTCTTATTCCGGATTATGTTGAGAGAATCGGCTTGTTTGCCGACAGTTGCCGTTCCTATTACCATACCGGACTCGGGTATCTTCCCGTCCCGCCGGATGGCGATGGCATTTATGACATCTACCTGCTCCGAATCGGCGCCTACGGTCTTACCGTCCGCGAGGGGGTAGGTGATTCCTCCTGGAACGATTACAGCTCATATATACAGATTCATTGCAGTTTTGACGGATTCCCTGAGAATGATGACCCGGCTGGACGGGTGGTCGGGGCGCAAAAGGTAACTTGTGCCCATGAATACTACCACGCGGTCCAGCTGGCGTATGATGGTCTTGAAGACATATGGTGGATGGAATGCGCCGCGACCTTTTTTGAGGAAGTCTCATATCCGGAAGTGAATGATAATTATAATTATCTTCCTTATTTTTATAATTATCCCGATACCTCACTTACTGTCTCGACTGGACTTCATATGTATGGAAGTTTTGTCTGGCCCCAATTTCTTACCAAGAAGTTCGGACTTAATGTGCAGAAGTCGATATGGGAGTATTGCCGTTACCACAATTCCCTGACGGCGATTGATTCGGCCCTGGCGAAGATTGGCTCCGGGATGAAGCCGGCATTTGCCGAATTCGCCGCCTGGAATTATTTCACCGGATACCGTCACGATACCCCTTTTCTGGACAGCGGAGCCGATTATCCGCTGGTCCCGCTTGAACAGGTTATACCTTCCTACCCCTTCAGCGGTATAACATCCTTAAAACCTCCCGATGGGCTTGGCGCCAGTTATCTTTTCAGTTATGTCAATACTGCAAACAATGGCCTTCTCCGGATTGATTTTGACGGCGCCAATACGGTCGAATGGGGTTTTTCATATGCCCGATTCAAGAACAACAGCAGAGAGATATTCTACAATGTCCCGATAGACTATCTTGGAAGGACCTCCGCCGGCGTTTATGACTTTGTCATATATGATTCGATGCTCTTTGTGCCGACGGTCGTATCGCAGTGGCAGAATAACAATCAGTTTTCCTTCTCCACCGTGATTTGCCCTTTTGGTGATGTCAACGCTTCGGGGGAACTGAATATCCTGGATGTCACCTACCTGTTGGGGTATATTTATAAGGGCGGTCCCGCCCCCAAATATGACCTCAGGATGGGGGATATGAATTGCAATGGAATAATCAACATTCTTGACGTATCATATCTGATTAATCACTTATACCGGACCGGAGCGCCTCCCTGTCTTTACCGGCCTTAGACTGACACGAGTTTTCATAGGAGAGAAATAATGACAACCGGAAATTCAACTTTCCTGGCGTTTGTAGTAACCGCCATTATAGCAGTTGCCGGCGCCGCTAACGCAGCGGATGTCGCCACAGTTGCCGAAAAGATCGAAGCCGATTTCAGGGAAGGGAAAATATCATTGGATGAGAAGGTTCTCTGGCAGCTGGCGTCGGTCAAAGATCCCGATGTCGTTCCTGCCGAATATCGAACCTTCTCCACCTCGGTTTCTTTGCCGGGAAAATCTGCAACCTCCATCTTCATTGAGGCAAGGAAAAGCCTTGGCAGTTTATCACCCGCAACTCAGGCTGCCGTGGCGGAGTACCTTGCCCGTCCCAGCGGAGCATATCTATACGACTCTCCCGGCGGGCAGTTCAAGCTGCATTACAATGTCACCGGACCCAACGCTGTGCCGACCGCCGACGACAATATCAACGGCGTTCCCGATTATATTGAAAAAGTAGCCGATTATTGCGATTCCTCCTGGCGCACCATAGTGCAAAACCTCGGCTATATGCAGCCTCCCTCTGATGGTGTGGTAGGGGGCGACAGCAGATATGATATCTATTTCGAAGAGATGCAGTATTACGGTTACACGTCATCTGAGTCCAGCGGTCCCAACCCCTGGAATGACGCCGTATCCTGGATATCGCTGCATCGGAATTTCTACAATTTCCCTCCCAACTATGACCCGGAGGGGAATCAATGGGGAGCGGCAAAGGTCACGGTTGCCCATGAGTATTTTCATGCCGTCCAGTTTGCCTATGATGTCTATGAAGCGCTCTGGTGGATGGAAGCCAGCTCCACCTGGATGGAAGATATCGTCTTTGACGTCGTGAACGACAATTACAATTATTTGGGCTCATTTTTCACTTCACCGCAGACGGCCTTGACCGATGACAGCTATCACGCCTATTCATCCTTCATCTGGAACAAATTCCTTGAAGAGCGACTGGACACAGTCATCGTGAGAAAAATTTGGGGCGGATGTATCTATGGCACGGTCTATAATGCCACTAATGATTCACTGCAGTCGAATTACGGATATACTTTCGACAGCGCCCTGGCGGAATTCACCTCCTGGAACTATGTAACCGCCTACCGTGATGACGGTCTCCATTATGAGGAGGGAATTTATTATGATGCCATGGCGCTGGCGGAGAATCGCAGCAGTTATCCGGTGGCTTTTCATAACTGCCCGGTGCAGCCCCAGGGGTATGGCTCGGCTTATATACTGCTGCAGCCGGGAGCGGCGACCGGGAATCTAATTGTCAGGTTTGATGGCGCTGATGCGCGAGAATGGGCGCTGTATCTCATAAAGTCTCCCTCCCAGAATTCGCACATAATTGAGCGATTGCCGGTGGTATCGCCGACATGGATTCTGGAAGATACGGTGGTCAACTTTGAATCGTATGCTTCGGTCGCTTTGATAGCGGTGAATTTGACTCAATACAGCGCTCCCGCGGCATTTGCCTACTCCGCGGTTGTGCAAGATGACTATGCGGTGGCGGCGGCATTTCTGGGTGACACTATCGGCTACTCCGGATACAATCATAGTCTGACGATGCAGGTATCTAATGACGGGATTCTGGCTGATATCATCCGCCTGCAGATTTCAGACAGCCTGGGATGGATTACATATCCGGTCGACACATTGCTGGCACTAAATTCCGGCGCAGATTCCATCTTTCCTTTCCATCTGCCGGTTCCGCAGGGCACACTGCTTTCGACCCGGAATGTCATTATAGCCGAAATTCAGTCGCAAAGTAACCCCTTGAA
This window of the Candidatus Zixiibacteriota bacterium genome carries:
- a CDS encoding glycosyltransferase family 39 protein; the protein is MRANLNFRRAVWILAAVCLLTRLGFILGKTQLPVMWDARIYASAALGIIHTMSDGGSFGHPENLTPEDSSRSVTEFKNLMNKHISGEQIQWLYYPVPSVRQAQEYIFISGPLYPLWLAALFWVTPVEDFMVARILNTLLDTLNLILMLIIAYTLFGFRTAVFAGVLYILYLPFLLLTGMISTDQMTICLLLLSFYLTLRWYESKKSKFVFLLGLTAGLLILTKPTATFLFLLFGMALLYDRSISLRERLRVLGKASLPFIAAVLPWFVGTSLYFGTAAIRDPRYSEANFRSSSSIKYEGYDLDFAEKDFWLYPVSYTIQKDPVGYAKLLIKKLVRLWGQPYNDFRQSFLLGQGSATLIHLVIILTGVFGIWSFIIFKGRGLLLIALIPLYYTLVHIIFHSLARYNLNAMPVVIMASALVLGSIFDHIRQKDILKEKKFLLAAGLALFALLFCLIIRPSFWAAVMGQTGVAGYVIVGLAILTAFSVALYLFLERRFPARKAFLFILPPFLFLALVQIVWGTAPDRWAEWSCRLTKPTEAAVLDIYIPREIRLLPTESARLWLDLKAVPDAGKNLSITIDDQTFEFAHGSPPLSRFYYNKSTYRIFEGLGALRREEMRYWSYVPFAAEAFNFLADRRGYIRVALSPSDSASERPNQIELFGNFHCADGGEALLSDLERSSIERYVEKGDPRVWVKYPLSSDSAKSYYIADMRESGPDSGDLSPQAGRQAGRYRIYIEVRRADQTYLYF
- a CDS encoding transferase, whose translation is MSDFKVVGDVKIYPGVIIGKGSIIYGPVVLGQPPRGKADGELSLVIGDNAIIRPFSTIYAGTSIGNNFQCGQGASIREDNIIGNNVSIGTNAVLEFENRIGDFCRVHSGSFLEMVTLGKYVFVGPNTVFTDDPHPMNCPKYKECGGGAIVGDLAKIGANCTFLPAVKIGKGALIGAGSVVVGDIPEMMVAAGNPARVIKSVLELKCTINAYDRPYLWPPYTDSEVE
- a CDS encoding dockerin type I repeat-containing protein, with the translated sequence MSMRYGLNIAAVSLLLIWGIFGVFGIGSLAGESPYKSGGVIEAIDRAADAGVITQGERLVYRLQAVMSPERLPAEFKTESQPLLKCGTSIVEEVVSNWETLTPEQQALAASYFARPSTESTYLSQSGHFLIHYNVTGSEAVPLADNDLSLIPDYVERIGLFADSCRSYYHTGLGYLPVPPDGDGIYDIYLLRIGAYGLTVREGVGDSSWNDYSSYIQIHCSFDGFPENDDPAGRVVGAQKVTCAHEYYHAVQLAYDGLEDIWWMECAATFFEEVSYPEVNDNYNYLPYFYNYPDTSLTVSTGLHMYGSFVWPQFLTKKFGLNVQKSIWEYCRYHNSLTAIDSALAKIGSGMKPAFAEFAAWNYFTGYRHDTPFLDSGADYPLVPLEQVIPSYPFSGITSLKPPDGLGASYLFSYVNTANNGLLRIDFDGANTVEWGFSYARFKNNSREIFYNVPIDYLGRTSAGVYDFVIYDSMLFVPTVVSQWQNNNQFSFSTVICPFGDVNASGELNILDVTYLLGYIYKGGPAPKYDLRMGDMNCNGIINILDVSYLINHLYRTGAPPCLYRP
- a CDS encoding Gfo/Idh/MocA family oxidoreductase, with protein sequence MIRIGIIGAGYWGPNLIRNFSLHDDAKVVAVADLREERLKLMSRLYPGLKLVTKNSDEILHSRDIDAVVIATPVSSHFPLGMEALSHGKHLLMEKPMTATFEQAEVLIETAHRHGLILMVDHTFVYTGAVSKIKEIITSGELGDIYYFDSVRVNLGLFQHDINVIWDLAPHDVSIMDFLIDRPVRTVSATGMAHFDNQIENIAYISVGFDANLLGHIHVNWLAPVKVRKTLICGSRKMIVYDDVEPSEKVKIYNKGIDYIRNREEVYNILVQYRTGDMMAPRIELTEALSLVAREFVYAIKEQRAPLTDGHAGLRVVKVLEGANQSLRAGGKVIKI
- a CDS encoding LuxR C-terminal-related transcriptional regulator encodes the protein MTDRDKSVFYEVMVNRLLLESFPEEKSLFFDEESDPADFSRKEKLRKKVVWHISHSLSKRQKEVIRLYLMGKKEAEIGAILGVKQQVVNIYKRRAINRLRNKMRFRPVC
- a CDS encoding MauE/DoxX family redox-associated membrane protein, whose amino-acid sequence is MNRRFLDNDYLTLLIRLIVGGIFIYASLDKITNPAQFARIVYNYHLLPATLINIFALMLPWVELLCGIFLVVGYKQEGSVLILNLLVLAFIAALTVNLFRGVNIECGCFTVSSKAKSNIIDLLLRDIGLLALTLYLFFSRSRRFALSPSDKQIRVS
- a CDS encoding rhodanese-like domain-containing protein codes for the protein MASRLRQSLLIIILSAAFAVATNSFSPNRIPWVGSWPSISGSDSIIVPPSYVEGDPPFISLDDAAAKYQSRGVVFIDARLPEDYAAGHIKGAVNLPFDYLDQYYDQVLSEYGPSDEFVIYCSGEECELSLHLGRYMMSKGFSKVFVFFGGWREWEKARLPVEAAD
- a CDS encoding glycosyltransferase family 2 protein; its protein translation is MIRSKTLVALFSFNEGEKLKNLVSRFPEEREYDLLFVDDGSQDGSYEFLKQNGFAVIRHETNQGIGCGIREAIGYGRENGYAVIVIMAANGKMQPGEISRLLAPIEREESDYVQGSRYLPGGRSPNLPLFRRVMIRLLTKIINLMTGFPGTDITCGFRAYRLNLFDDPRFQLHQPWLNAYEMEYYIQYHVLKGRYKVKEVPVSMVYPESGRNYSKIKPIIGWWSMLRPWIFLTLKLRK
- a CDS encoding MXAN_6640 family putative metalloprotease, whose translation is MTTGNSTFLAFVVTAIIAVAGAANAADVATVAEKIEADFREGKISLDEKVLWQLASVKDPDVVPAEYRTFSTSVSLPGKSATSIFIEARKSLGSLSPATQAAVAEYLARPSGAYLYDSPGGQFKLHYNVTGPNAVPTADDNINGVPDYIEKVADYCDSSWRTIVQNLGYMQPPSDGVVGGDSRYDIYFEEMQYYGYTSSESSGPNPWNDAVSWISLHRNFYNFPPNYDPEGNQWGAAKVTVAHEYFHAVQFAYDVYEALWWMEASSTWMEDIVFDVVNDNYNYLGSFFTSPQTALTDDSYHAYSSFIWNKFLEERLDTVIVRKIWGGCIYGTVYNATNDSLQSNYGYTFDSALAEFTSWNYVTAYRDDGLHYEEGIYYDAMALAENRSSYPVAFHNCPVQPQGYGSAYILLQPGAATGNLIVRFDGADAREWALYLIKSPSQNSHIIERLPVVSPTWILEDTVVNFESYASVALIAVNLTQYSAPAAFAYSAVVQDDYAVAAAFLGDTIGYSGYNHSLTMQVSNDGILADIIRLQISDSLGWITYPVDTLLALNSGADSIFPFHLPVPQGTLLSTRNVIIAEIQSQSNPLKTAIVRVPFVLTVQHGDADFNGAINILDVLYIISYLYKGGPEPEPVLVAGDFGCNGAVSILDVSSIIGYLYKGGSPSPCNPF